The genome window ccgagaaaaaacaaaactagtggcctagaaaaaacaattggtggacgagaaaaatggtgatcaattttttctcggccaccaatttttttctcggccatcaatttttttctcggccaccaattattttctcggccaccaatttttttttctcggccaccaattattttctcggccaccaattatgtttttctcggccaccaatttttttatcggccaccaaatttttttctcggccaccaattttgtttctcggccaccaatttttttatcggccaccaaatttttttctcggccaccaattttgtttctcggccaccaatcgttttctcggccaccaatttttcctcggccaccaatttctcGAAACAAACCTCTAAAACTCTGGCTTGTAGTGCAAGAAGCGACGATTCGTGGATGAGAGCCGCCAGATCGGcgccgctgaaattttcaaaatttttaaaaattttttgccaaaaaaatttcgacgcACGTGAAACCGGCAAGTTCTGGAAGCTGAGCAATTTCGTGAAAATCGATATCCTCGCCGAGCATCGGCCGAGTTCCGTTTTTCGTGCTTTTTCGGAGAATATCGACACGATCCTCGACTGACGGGAAGTCTACGAATAGAATTTTGTCGAGACGTCCTGGACGGAGAATTGCCGCGTCGACAATGTCTGGAATGGAAGGAAATAGTGttgaaaaaacgggaaaatttttttttttggttttttcaggaaaaaatggatttttattggcaaaaatggatttttttgtatttcttcgttttttatttgagatttttttttagcaaaaatggatttgttttttttatcagaaaaattgatattttggtttttttttgtcaattttcgttttttttttaaccaaaattgattttttggtttttttttagaaaaaaaaaagattttttttgggtttttttcggaaaaattggtttttcaaacaaaattgatattttactggcaaaaaatgaattttttgggtttttttttgcaaaacttgattcttttttggcaaaaatagatttttggtggttttttcggaaaattttttttgggtttttaggGAAAAGTTTATCTTGCGGTTTATTATATGCACTGTGTTACttggttttttggggaaatttttttgcaaaaatgtacttttttttccgaaaaacattttttttttggaaaattgaactattttttggaaaaaataatgtttttcggttttgcgacgaaaaaactgtgttttttttttgttggtatatttggttttttggcaaaaatcgacaaaaaaatcctgacaaattctgacaaaaaattgattttttaaaggttttttctggaaaaaattgattttggcaaaaaaattgtcttaaaaaaaaggcttttagtatttttcttgaaaaattttttttttaaacaaaaatgtacattctttttttttccgaaaaaaaatttttttttggtaaattgaactttttttttggcaaaaatagagcttctggttttttttcggaaaaaattgatttttaggggtttttttaaatttgattaatttgGGTGTTTTTctcagcaaaaaaataatttttttttgtttttgaggcaaaaatttatttttagaatttttttgaaccaaaatccGATTTCATTCAGctaattttttgcctaaaGCTCACCCGGCCGATTAGTGGCTCCAATCAGAAAAACCTTCTGTCTCCCCTCGACACCATCCATCTCAGTGAGCAACTGATTCACAAGCCGTGCTCCACCAGAGCTCTCCCCATGCGATCTCTTCGGCACAAGAGCATCAATCTCATCAAAGAAGATGACACACGGTTGGGAGTCTCGAGCCCGTTGGAACACCGTTCTGACGGCTCTTTCCGATTCTCCAACATACATATTCAATAATTCAGGGCCTTTCACCGAGATAAAGTTCATGCCCGTCTCATTAGCCACCGCCTTGGCTAGTAGGGTCTTTCCACAGCCCGGCGGCCCGCAGAGCAGGATACCCTGAGGCCTGCAGTCAATTCCCAGAGCCGCAAAGTCATCGGCTCTCTTAATCGGATACAAAATGCTCCATTCCAACTGCTTCCGCACCTCCACCAGTGCTCCAATATCATCCCAAGAAACATCAGGCACCGTCGCAAATCCTTCACGCTTCGCCGCCGGTTGAATCGTCGAGAGAGCCCGTTCAAAGTCCTCAAACGAGATTTGAAGCCCGCCGTTGAGCTCCGATAGAGCCGATGGATCATCGTCTCCTTGAAGCCAGGCGAGCACCCGATCGAGCTCTTCCTTGATCTGCTCCACGGTCAGATTCTTGTGTCCCTCGTTCTTGACAACGATCGTATCGAAGACTCGATCTATGGCAACTTTGGCGGCTTCACGGATCAGTGCCTGAAGATCAGCTCCAACGTAGCCTGGCGTGAGCTTGGCGATCTGTTTCAGTGTCACATCACCGGCCAGGTTCACTTTACATATTTTCTCCAGAATCTTCTCCCGTGCTGTCTCATCTGGGATTCCCAGCGAAATCTCATTTTCGAAGCGTCCAGCTCGTCGGAGTCCTCCATCGACGGCGTCCGGTCGGGAGGTGGTACCAATTACGAGAACACCGGCGCCAGCTGCAGTCGGGGAGTCTCCAATGATGGCTACACTGCCGTCGTCTCCGAATGTTAGCTGATCTTTGAGTGGTTTTTCGCGTGGTGGAAGTACCAgttctgcaacaaaaaaaatttgttggccATCTTGTGTGGGTGTGGTCTAAAactttttgccgaaattgccggaaatttttaaaaaccggcAATCGCCGaaattaccggaaattttcaaaaccgacaatttctgaaattggcggaaattttgaaaactggcaatttgtgaaattgccagaaatcttaaaaaccggcaatttgtgaaattgccagaaatcttaaaaaccggcaattaccgaaattgcaggaaactttgaaaatcggcaattaccgaaattgccgaaattttttaaaaatcggcaatcgccgaaattgccagaaattaaaaaaaaccgccaattgccgaaattgccggaaattttcaaaaccgttAATTGCTgtaattgccggaaattttaaacaccGGCAATCGCCAAATAATCttaaaaaccggcaattaccgaaattgccggaaatcttaaaaaccggcaattaccgaaattgccggaattttttaaaaaccggcaattaccgaaattgccggaaatttttaaaaatcggcaatcgccgaaattgccggaaatttaaaaaaccggcgattgccgaaattgccggaaatttaaaaaaaaactggcaattgccgaaattaccggaaatttccaaaaccggcaatttccaaaattgccggaaatttccaaaattgccggaaatttccaaaaccgccaatttctgaaattgcaggaaactttgaaaatcggcaagtaccgaaattgccggaaaatcgataaatcctaaattttcgtttaaaaaagcaataaataTCCTCGAGAAGTACAcaagctgcgtaaatcgacacaaaaaaatttaatttttgaaaaatcgataattccaaaaatttgaaaaatcgataaattttgaaaaatcgataaatttggaaaaatcgataaattttggaaaaatcgataaattttggaaaaatcgataaattttgaaaaaatcgataaatttggaaaaatcgataaatttggaaaaatcgataaattttgaaaaatcgataaattttgaaaaatcgataaattttgaaaaatcgataaatcacaaatttttgggaaaatcaaaaaaattttgaaaaatcgataaatcacaaattttcgggaaaatcaaaaaaatttgaaaaaatcgatatgtcctaaaatttttcgtttttccgatttaccggaaaatcgataaatcggaagttttcaaattatcaatttatcgatttttctcttcaaaaaaatcgttaaatcAAGTGCTCCTCACCATCCAACGAACTGCACAACTGACTAACAACCcttggaaaaatcgatgaatcgataaatttggaaaaatcgataaatcgatgagtttggaaaaatcgaaaaatcgataaatttggTAAAATCGATTAATCgatatatttggaaaaattgataaatccaaaaattcggaaaaatcgataaatcgataagtttggaaaaatcgaaaaatcgataaatccaaaatttttcgtttttccgatttaccgaaaaatcggaagttttcaaattatcgatttatcgatttttcccttcaaaaaatcgataaatcagTTGTGCTCCTCACCATCCAACGAACTGCACAACTGACTAACAACCCTCCGCTCCATTTCCCGTTGCGCCGTCTCCCGACGCGGTGCAATCGCATCAATATCATCAAGAATCAGAATACACGGACTATTCTGTTTGGCCGTATCGAAAAGCCGGCGAATCTTCTCCTCCGTCTCTCCAGACACTCCCGACACGAGCTCCGTCGCCGCTAGTTGGAGCATCGGAATCGCGAGCTCACCGGCCACCGCCTGCGCGAACATTGTCTTCCCACATCCGGGCGGTCCGTGAACAATAAATCCACGTGGTGGGTCGACGCCCAGTGTGGCAAAGGTTTTCGGACGTTTGAGGTGCATTGCGAGCCGGCAAACTTCAAGAAATTGGCGATCTGCTCCACCAATGTGCTCGAATTTCACGTGGGACTCGCGCGGGCTGATCGTGTCGCTGACGGCTCCGAGCCCACGTGGAAGAGCTGGTGGAGCAGCAGAAGCTCCTGGAGGCTTCTTTGTGGCTTGATTCTTCGGAGTAGAAACGGGAGTGCTCGGAGCAGATTTTTTCGTGTAGAGATTGAGGACGGTCTTATTGGCCCGATTGGTTTTGAGcgattcaatttgtttttcgagCTGACGGGCGGCTCGTTCGTCCTCGCTATCGTCGCTGAGCACTACTTCCTTGGCGGCGGCGgcttggctgaaaaattttggtcgtttttcggggaaattttcagtgtaacgtgatttttttttcgatttttcaacgtAAATTCTCATTTAAaggtgctgaaaatttggagaaaatggcttcaaaatgagaaatttggggcaattttcacatttttctggtttttttcccggaaaaaactatgattttTGGACCAAATTTTGACCAACAAAAATTCGCTCAAACCGAGCAATTTGAGAtatattccgaaaatttcacaaaaaaacagttttcttttatgaatttttggtttttcgagagagagaaaacaaggaaaatcacaaaatttcactgaaacagtcggaaattttccgatttttccgcattttccGCGTCAAAAAGTGGCcctaaatcgaaatttctatcgaaaattgtgaattttcaccccgaaaaattcaaactcccGTGCCGTCAAAAACTCAACGTTGACACAGCTGAAGACGCTGCTACCGTAgtcctttttgaatttttccgattcTAGTGtcgattgtttttttgtcagcgattttcttcgaattttccggaaaaatatacaatttaaGCTATTTTCGGTCCTTTTTGcaaccaaaaattggaattttccctGATAATCGACAATTAGACcgaaaaattcactgaaattcactgaaaatttcaattttccattaataTAGCTACCGTTTCAgtagaaatcgaaaaattttaccaCGTCTGCATAAAAACTCAGCcttgagattcaaatttttgagaaaaaaaaatcattttcggTTACTATTCACAGCTTAAATCACTGCTACCGTAGTTCCTGGcgagatttttgaatatttccccaatttttacttcaaaaattggtttttaacaCAGGTGGGGTagtgaaatttgagactttgcttttttagactcaaaatggtccaaaactaacaaattttgtaatgagacgctctgaaaatttctcaaaaaatgaccgctcaaagttttggagaaaatgacccaattttagctaaaatctcaaattttggcaacttctcggtgtcgcagcggttggaacttaatttttatatgattGTCGCCTTTTAATGcatattttggcattttattacGTGTTATTTCGGTGATTGAGATGGTTTTTCGGCGAATGGGGACGCAAATATGATACATTGTCAAGGCTGAGTTTTTATGCAGACGtggtaaaatttttcgatttctacTGAAACGGTAGCTAtattaatggaaaattgaaattttcagtgaatttcagtgaatttttcgGTCTAATTGTCGATTATCagggaaaattccaatttttggttgCAAAAAGGACCGAAAATAGCttaaattgtatatttttccggaaaattcgaagaaaatcgctgacaaaaaaacaatcgaCACTAgaatcggaaaaattcaaaaaggacTACGGTAGCAGCGTCTTCAGCTGTGTCAACGTTGAGTTTTTGACGGCACgggagtttgaatttttcggggtgaaaattcacaattttcgatagaaatttcgatttaggGCCACTTTTTGACGCggaaaatgcggaaaaatcggaaaatttccgactgtttcagtgaaattttgtgattttccttgttttctctctctcgaaaaaccaaaaattcataagataactattttttgtgaaattttcggaatataTCTCAAATTGAGCTCATTTTGAGCGattttttcggtcaaaatttgaaattttgtccaaaaatcatagttttttccgaaaaaaaaccagaaaaatgtgaaaattaccccaaatttctaattttgaagcGATTTTCTCCGAATTTTGAGCCCCAAACGTCGGAATTTCTCCGCTCCCGTACCCTGTGCTCTTCCTCCCAGCAGCCGGAGCCTTCCGTTTCCGTGTCTCGAGTGCTTTTACAATTGGAATCTCCTGTACATCGTCCATCGCctctttttcttccattttttcgtcattttcctCTTTTGCGACAAGCTGAATTCGTTCCAAGGCTTCACGCACCATTCCCATAAAgactttgtgattttttcgttggtattctctgaaaaaaatttgaatttttaagccaaaatttgaatttttaagtcaaaaatttgaatttttaagtcaaaatttgaatttttaagtcaaaatttgaatttttaagccaaaatttgaatttttcagtcaaaaatttgaatttttaagtcaaaatttgaatttttcagtcaaaatttgaatttttaagtcaaaatttgaattttctgccaaaaattgaatttttaagtcaaaatttgaattttctgccaaaaattgaatttttaagtcaaaatttgaatttttaagtcaaaatttgaatttttaagccaaaatttgaatttttcagtcaaaaatttgaatttttaagtcaaaatttgaatttttaagtcaaaatttgaatttttaagtcaaaatttgaattttctgccaaaaattgaatttttaagtcaaaatttgaatttttaagtcaaaatttgaatttttaagccaaaatttgaatttttcagtcaaaaatttgaatttttaagtcaaaatttgaatttttaagtcaaaatttgaatttttaagtcaaaatttgaattttctgccaaaaattgaatttttaagtcaaaatttgaatttttaagtgaaaatttgaatttttaagtcaaaatttgaatttttcagtcaaaaatatgaatttttaagtgaaaatttgaatttgtaagtcaaaatttgaatttttaagtcaaaatttgaattttacagccaaactttgaatttttcagtcaaaatttgaatttttcagtcaaaatttgaattttacagccaaaatttgaattttacagccaaaatttgaatttttcagtcaaaatttgaatttttctgctggaaatttgaatttttagtaaaaaattgggttctcagtcaaaatttgaatttttcagccaaaatttgaatttttcagtcaaaaatttgaatttttctgtcaaaatttgaattttttagtcaaaatttgaatttttcagtcaaattttgaggtaaaaaaatattttaaaaaaataaatatatttgaagaaaaatcgaatttttttaaaattgttttcgttaaaaaacctgatttttcacaattttctggtgtaataactcaaaaaattgcacaaaaatcgatgtttacgcttaaaaattcgtattttttgaaatgttattcTAAAACtagtgaaaattgatttttaatcgactttttcgcttgaaaatctgttttgtttcacaattttctgccgaaaaaattcaaaaaaatcgattgaaaagctcgaaaaatcaatttttttgaatttattctcaaaaaaaatcaaattttttgtatatttatccaaaaaatatctgaaaaaatttttttgcgcatttttcctaaaaaatgggtattttcaaattttttaatttttaaaaattcaaaaaattgcagaaaaatcgatttttcagcttaaaactcccattttttgtgaattttcatattttttccaattcaaaaaaatcgattttaaagctcaaaattcgctgaaaaatcgtgttttttctcaattttttttccagaacacaTACGGATGCTCTTGCTGCAAATCGTAGGCGACAAGCTCCGGCTTAAAGTATTTTGTACCGGGAAACTTTCGAATGTGAGCCTGTACACGTGGCAAAAGTGCCGGATCACTAGGAAAACCCATTCCGCCaggcatttctgaaaaattttcagattttttatcgattttttttgagcaaaaaaaaaataaagaaatataatgaaatttcaactgatttttaggattaaaaattttgaaagaatattttaaaaaatgaattattttgtttattttttgcacattatttttttcaaaaatctttggaCAAAAAGACACCAAAACGTATCTAGTAGGGTATGGATATTTAATAAGTTAAAGTTGGGTGGAATATAAgtaaaaatctgagaaaattggggaaaaaactGGGATATTTTTGGGGttagtttaggaaaaaaaatcattaaattcttaaaaaattgaattttaaggcGAAAAAGTAGCGTGAATTGAGGggatttttgcttcaaaaaatcccaaaatattgaaaaattcaaccgATATTTCCGATTTTGGCTAATTTCCTCCTAAATAAGAACTCcccccgaccaatcagcgcaTCGCTCCGCCGCCCACTTTATGAACCAATCAACGCGTTCGAACGCGCTGATTGGtccaaaagtgggcggagcgatgcgctgattggtcggacCATTCTAATaaagagtttttgattttttcgttggaattttttgaaaaaaaaccagttttctgccaaaatttgaattttccagtaaaaaattgaatttttaagtcaaaatttgaatttttcagtcaaaatttgaatttttcagtcaaaatttgaatttttagtaaaaaattgggttttcagtcaaaatttgaatttttcagccaaaatttgaatttttcagtcaaaaatttgaatttttctgtcaaaatttgaatttttaagtcaaaatttgaatttttcagtcaaaatttgaatttttcagtcaaaatttgaatttttagtaaaaaattgggttttcagtcaaaatttgaatttttcagccaaaatttgaatttttcagtcaaaatttgaatttttca of Caenorhabditis elegans chromosome II contains these proteins:
- the mac-1 gene encoding Protein mac-1 (Confirmed by transcript evidence) produces the protein MPGGMGFPSDPALLPRVQAHIRKFPGTKYFKPELVAYDLQQEHPEYQRKNHKVFMGMVREALERIQLVAKEENDEKMEEKEAMDDVQEIPIVKALETRKRKAPAAGRKSTGQAAAAKEVVLSDDSEDERAARQLEKQIESLKTNRANKTVLNLYTKKSAPSTPVSTPKNQATKKPPGASAAPPALPRGLGAVSDTISPRESHVKFEHIGGADRQFLEVCRLAMHLKRPKTFATLGVDPPRGFIVHGPPGCGKTMFAQAVAGELAIPMLQLAATELVSGVSGETEEKIRRLFDTAKQNSPCILILDDIDAIAPRRETAQREMERRVVSQLCSSLDELVLPPREKPLKDQLTFGDDGSVAIIGDSPTAAGAGVLVIGTTSRPDAVDGGLRRAGRFENEISLGIPDETAREKILEKICKVNLAGDVTLKQIAKLTPGYVGADLQALIREAAKVAIDRVFDTIVVKNEGHKNLTVEQIKEELDRVLAWLQGDDDPSALSELNGGLQISFEDFERALSTIQPAAKREGFATVPDVSWDDIGALVEVRKQLEWSILYPIKRADDFAALGIDCRPQGILLCGPPGCGKTLLAKAVANETGMNFISVKGPELLNMYVGESERAVRTVFQRARDSQPCVIFFDEIDALVPKRSHGESSGGARLVNQLLTEMDGVEGRQKVFLIGATNRPDIVDAAILRPGRLDKILFVDFPSVEDRVDILRKSTKNGTRPMLGEDIDFHEIAQLPELAGFTGADLAALIHESSLLALQARVLENDESVKGVGMRHFREAASRIRPSVTEADRKKYEHMKKIYGLKQATPPSV